The following is a genomic window from Lactococcus carnosus.
GTATCAATTGCATCGATCGTTATGTTATCACGCTCAGCATCAGCAACAGCAGTAGCAGGACAAGAATTTGAGATGGATGCTATCGCTGCTTGTTTCATCGGTGGTACAGCTGTAACGGGTGGTGCGGGTACCATCCCTGGTGTAATGATTGGGTCAGCTGTTATGGGTGTACTGAATCAAGGTCTGTCATTACTAGGAGTATCGTCTGCATGGGTAAAAGCCATCAAAGGGTTGGTTCTGTTATTAGCAGTAGCCTTTGACATTATGTCTAAGAAGAAGAAAAGATGATGATTAATTGGAAAAAATATGCTAAATACCTATACCCAATTGGTGGTATCGGGGTGATATGGTGGGCAGTAACGTCAGTCATGTCTGAGTTAAAGCTAGGTACCATCGTTCAAAATAGCTTACCATTAGCCATCCAACTTGCTTGCTGCCTAATCGTACTCGTTTTAATCATTAGACAATCTATTAGCCTATGGTTTTTATCAAGAAAAAATTAGGTTGTGAGTGGCCAAATTTGGCTAGGCTTAGGACGCATTAAGCAAGTCATTCATTCATTTGTTTGTATAGGAGGAAAGATGGGCAAGACGATAGAAAAAATAGAATCTGGTCAAACGTCATTAGGGATTGAGCTTGGCTCAACCCGAATCAAGTCAGTCCTAATTGACGATCAGTTTAAGGTTCTCGCTACAGGTAGCTTTGAATGGGAAAATCAATTAGTAGATGGGTTTTGGACATATTCACTAGACCATATTTGGCAGGGGATTCAGAAAAGCTACCATGCTTTGACACGTGATGTCCAAGAAAAATATGGGACAAGCTTAGCCCACATCGGATCAATCGGTATTTCAGCGATGATGCATGGTTATCTAGCATTTGATCAAAATGACAACCTATTAGTGCCGTTTCGTACCTGGAGAAATGCCAATACGACTCAGGCAGCTGCGGCATTATCAGAGTTATTTCAGTTTAATATACCAGAACGATGGAGTATCTCACATTTATATCAAGCCATGCTAGACAGAGAAGCACATGTTACAGATGTCCGCTATTTAACAACACTAGCAGGTTATGTACATTGGCAGTTAACAGGTGAGCGAGTATTAGGCATTGGTGATGCGTCAGGCATGTTTCCGATTGATGTTACGACAAAGCAGTATGAGCAAGAAAAAGTAGCAAAATTTGAAGGACTCATGTCTACAAATTTGCTATCATATGGGGTATTAGAGATACTACCCAAGGTACTCGTGGCTGGTGAAGCTGCCGGGAATTTGACAGCGCACGGGGCAAAACTACTTGATTCAACCGGAAAGTTACAGGCTGGCATACCATTTTGTCCTCCTGAAGGTGATGCTGGAACAGGAATGGTTGCGACCAACAGTATTGCCAAACGAAGGGGAAATGTTTCTGCGGGAACCTCTGCCTTTGCCATGCTTGTCCTAGAAAAAGACTTGCAGCACTATTATCCAGAAATAGATTTAGTTACAACACCTACGGGTAGTCTAGTAGCTATGGTCCACACCAATAATTGTTCATCAGAAATTAATGCATGGTTGCATCTCTTTGAACAAGTTGCTGAAATTACGGGTGTATCGATTACAAGAGATCAATTATTTGAAAAGCTCTTTAAGGAAGCTTTAACAGGAGATAGTGATTGTGGTGGCTTACTTTCCTATGGCTATCATTCCGGTGAAAATATTACCAGGATACCGGAAGGACGACCACTTTTTGTCAGAAAGCCAACTGATGATTTTACTTTAGCAAATTTTATGCGCATGCAGTTGTTTTCCGCTTTTGCTGCCCTCAAAATCGGGATGGCTATTTTAAGGCAAGAACAGGTGAAAATTGATCGGATTGTTGGTCATGGTGGCATCTTCAAAACAGCAGTCGTAGGCCAAAAATTCCTCGCTGCAGCCATGCAAGCACCGGTCACAATAATGGAAAATGCTGGTGAAGGCGGCGCGTGGGGAATTGCAGTATTAGCAAGCTTTTTAAGACAAACAAAAGAAAAAGACTTAGCGCTATTTTTAGATGACCTCGTCTTCTCAGATGTTGTGGGGACAACAATCTCCCCTGATTCATCAGATGTCATTGGCTTTAATCAGTATGTCAAAAACTATCAAAAAGGGTTAGCAATTGAAGCAGCTGCGATTGAGCAGTTAAGCTAGTATAAGTGGAGGGAAATATGTTAGAGCAATTAAAAGAAAAAGTGTTTCAAGCCAATCTTGATTTACCCAAGCATGGGTTAGTTAAATATACTTGGGGAAATGTCTCCGAAGTTGATCGTGAGACGGGCTTATTTGTTATCAAACCAAGTGGCGTTGATTATGCCTCCTTAAAGGCAAGCGATATGATCGTTTGTGACTTTGAAGGACATGTAGTTGAGGGAGAGTTGAATCCATCATCTGATACCCCCACACATGCAGTTCTCTATAAAGCCTATCCTGAGATAGGTGGGATTGTGCACACGCACTCTACTTGGGCAACGATTTGGGCACAGGCTGGTTTAGATCTTCCAGCGATGGGCACGACGCATGCTGATACGTTCTATGGCTCAGTGCCATGTGCCAGATATTTGACGCAAGAAGAACTTGATCAGGGGTATGAGGCGCAAACAGGTCAGGTGATTATCGATACATTTGCTGCGCGGGATCTGGACCCATCAGCAGTACCAGGTATCTTACTTCATGGTCATGGTCCTTTTACATGGGGCAAAGATGCTAAGACAGCAGTGATGCATGCGGTCGTCTTAGAAGAAGTAGCTAAAATGAACTTGTTTACGCGAGAACTAAATCATTTTGCAGAACCGTTACCACAGCACATCCTGGATAAGCACTACCTGCGAAAACATGGCAAGCATGCTTACTACGGTCAAAAATAAAAAAAGAGGAATATAAAAATGATAGTAATTGATAAAAAAGAATTTTGGTTTGTGGTCGGCTCTCAACATTTATATGGTGAAGCAGCATTAGCGCAAGTGAAAAAAGACGCACAAGTGATCGCAGATGGCTTAAATGATAGTGGCCGATTACCTTACCCAGTTGTCCTAAAAGAATTAGCAGTTTCGTCTGATGTGATTACACATCTTATGAAAGAGGTCAATTATCAAGATGAGGTGGCTGGTGTCATCACATGGATGCATACTTTTTCACCTGCAAAAATGTGGATTCAAGGCACGAAGTTGTTACAAAAACCCTTGCTACATTTAGCAACACAGTTTAATGAAACGATACCATGGGAAACAATCGATATGGATTTTATGAATCTGAATCAATCAGCACACGGTGATCGTGAATATGGCTTTATTAACGCGCGGTTAAATAAACATAATAAAGTCGTCGTTGGTTATTGGCAACATGAAGCGATTCAGCAACAAATTGCAGACTGGATGGATATTGCAGTCGCCTTTAACGAAAGCTTGACGATTAAAGTTGCCCGATTTGGTGATAATATGCGTCAGGTTGCCGTAACAGAGGGCGACAAGGTAGAAGCGCAAATTCAATTTGGCTGGACGGTTGACTATTTTGGGATTGGTGATTTAGTTCAAGAAATTGATGCCGTAACTGATGATGAAGTTGATACGCTATTTAAAACATATGAATCTCTCTATGACTTTGATTTTGGGACATATGAAGCAGCAACTTGGACAGCACATGTTAAAGTACAGGCAAAACAAGAAATTGGCCTGCGTCGCTTTTTAGAAAAAGGACAGTATACAGCCTTTACAACAAATTTTGAAGATCTATATGGGATGGCACAACTGCCTGGTCTTGCTGTACAGCGCTTAATGGCAGAAGGATATGGGTTTGCAGGTGAAGGAGACTGGAAAACAGCAGCTATCGACCGGCTGATGAAAATTATGGCCAGAAATCAAAATACTGGCTTCATGGAAGATTACACATATGAGCTAGCAGAAGGACAGGAAGCCATTCTACAATCACATATGATGGAAGTCGACCCGAGTCTAGCTAGTAATAAACCGAAAATTGTCGTCTCACCACTTTCTATGGGTAATCGACAAGATCCTGCGCGTCTAGTATTTGATGGTAAATCTGGTCAAGGTGTAGTTGTATCTATGATTGATTTTGGTACACACTATAAATTATTAATCAATGAAGTGACTGCTTTTGAGCCAACTGAACCAGCACCTCATCTACCAGTTGCTAGAGTGATGTGGACACCAAAACCAAATTTCCATGACGGAATTAAACAGTGGATTGAAGCTGGTGGCGGACACCATACTGTTGTCTCACTTAATTTAACATGTGATCAGCTTGAAACTTGGGCGAAATTAGTGAATTTAGAAACGATAGTCATCAAATAGGGGTGCCTCTTTAGTAGATATCTAATCAGTAGTAGTAAGTTTATTTTTAGTCTATACGAGCGGTAACACTCAGTATTAGCAACCATGTCAAGCATTATCTTGACATGGTTTTTTTGTTACTATTAAATAGCGAAAGTTTTTAAATAAAGTTTTTTAAAAATGCTTGACAAAGTATTTGAAAACGGTTACACTGAATGAGTCGAGTTAGTTCGCCGAACGAACTTTCTTTTAAAAAACTTATTGACTCGCAAAGACGAGTAGGAGGAAGCGCAAGATGACATATTTTCCAGAGATTGACAACATTCAATACGAGGGTGTAGACACAAAAAATCCGTTTGCATTTAGGCACTACAACCCTGAGGAAGTGGTTGCAGGCAAGACGATGAAAGAACATCTTCGCTTTGCCATTGCCTACTGGCATACCATGACACAAGATGGCTCAGACCCCTTTGGTAGTGCAACTAATCAACGGCCTTGGTTTGGTGAGACAGCTCTTGAAACAGCGAAAAATCGTGTTGAGGCTTTCTTTGAAATCCTGGTTAAACTAGATGCCCCTTACTTTTGTTTCCATGATATCGACATCGCACCAGAAGGAGAGTCGCTAACAGAATTCTTTGATAATCTGGATATCATCACTGATTTGATCAAAGAAAAGATGGATGAAACGGGCATTAAACTCCTTTGGAACACGGCCAATCTATTCTCAAATCCGCGTTTTGTTAATGGTGCCGGGTCATCAAATAACGCTGATGTCTTTGCTTACTCAGCAGCCCAAATCAAAAAAGGCCTGGATATCTCTAAAAAATTAGGCGGTGAAAACTATGTCTTCTGGGGTGGTCGTGAAGGCTATGAGTCCTTGTTAAATACGGATATGGCCCTTGAACAAGACAATATCGCTCGTCTCTTTAAAATGGCCATTGCCTATGGTGAAAAAATTGGTCACAACCCCAATTCTTGATTGAGCCGAAACCAAAAGAACCGATGAAACACCAATATGATTTTGATGCGGCAACAGCGCTTGCCTTCATCTTGAAGTATAACTTGCAAGGGGATTTCAAACTCAATTTGGAAGGCAACCATGCGACATTAGCTGGTCACACATTTGAGCATGAATTAACTGTCGCTCGAATCAATGATGCGCTTGGCTCTATCGATGCTAACCAGGGGGATGTCTTACTTGGCTGGGATACAGATGAGTTTCCAACAAACGTTTTAGATACAACGCTTGTCATGGTTGAGATTTTGGAAAATGATGGTCTGGCACCTGGTGGCATTAACTTTGACTCAAAAGTGCGTCGCTCATCATTTGCGGCTGAAGATTTGTTCCTGGCACATATCGCAGGATTTGATACCTTTGCACGCGGCTTGAAAGGTGCAGCGGCGATTTTAGAGGATCAGTTCTTGTCAGATTTAAAAGCCAAGCGATACGCCAGCTATCAAACAGGCATTGGTGCCAACATTTTAGCTGACAAAGAAGACCTTGAGTCCTTGACTGCCTACTCGCTAGAGCATGGTGGGGAAATTACAAATGCATCAAGTCATATTGAACTCGTCAAATCACATCTGAATGATTACTTGGTTTGATTGACTTAAGTAACTAAATCCTGTCCTAAACATATAGAGTAGTTGAGGTGAGAGGCCTACAACTACTCTATATGTTTAGGAAATATAAAGATAAAGAGAGACAAAAATGAAGCTTAAAAATCCAGTATTGCCAGGGTTTAATGCAGATCCATCTATTATTCGTGTTGCAGATACTTATTATATCGCAACCTCGACTTTTGAATGGTTTCCGGGCGTCAGAATTCATACATCAAAAGATTTGATTAATTGGCAATTAGTGGCACATCCGCTTAGTACAGTTGACTTACTTGATATGAGAGGGAATCCTGCCTCTGGAGGGATCTGGGCACCTGATTTATCTTATTGTGATGGTACTTTTTGGTTGGTCTATACAGACACCAAGATAACAGATGGTGCTTTCAAAGATGTGACCAACTATCTGACAACAGCACAGTCGATTAATGGTCCGTGGTCAGCACCCATTAAGCTTAACGGGGTCGGATTTGATGCCTCCCTTTTCCATGATGATGACGGTAGGAAGTACCTGATTCAGCAGACTTGGGATCACCGTGAATATAGACATCCGTTTAACGGCATTACCTTAACCGAATTTGACTTAACTACTAAACGCTTATTGCCAGAAACTGCCAGAACTATCTACGAAGGTACCGCAGTAAAATTAGTCGAAGGACCGCATATCTATAAGATAGCTGGCTATTATTACCTTTTTGCTGCACAAGGCGGTACGCTTTATACGCATGAAGAAGTGGTTGCACGCGCGACAAGTCTAAATACACTAGCCTTTGAAACACAACCTGGTCAAGCCTTTTTAACCAATTTTGATACACCTTATCATGCGATTCAAAAGCAAGGACACGGTAGCTTAGTGAACACACCTGGCGGAGAATGGTATTATGCTTCCTTATGTGGTCGTCCTTGGCATCATGAAAATGAAAGTATAACAGATCCACGCGGTTGGTGTACCCTAGGACGTGAAACAGCCATTCAAAAAGTAGAATGGGATGTGCATGGCTGGCCTCATATTATTGGAGGTCATGGCGGTCTTAGCGAAGTTGATGCACCAAAAGATGGCAAGCCAACGCTAGCAGACAAGCGCAATCAGTATAATAGCTTTGACGATGCACAACTTGATCACAACTTTAATACCTTACGTGTCCCATTTGATAAAAAAATGGGCAATATAAATGATGAGGCACCAGGTCATTTAAGATTATATGGACAAGGGTCACTTGAAAACTTTTTTGATCTCTCTCTTGTTGCCCGTCGCTGGCAAGATTTCAACTTTAATGCTGAAACAAAGGTTAGATTTAATCCTAAGACCTATCAAGCCATGGCAGGATTGACTAATTACTACAACCATCAGCATTATTCTTGGATATTTATTACTTGGAATGAACTGAATGGGCCAGTGATAGAGGTTGCTCAAAATAACCGTGGCCAATATACCTCATTTCTAAAAGATGATGCCATCAAGATACCTGACGGGTGTGAGTATGTGTGGTTCAGAACAAAAAATCGTAAACAGACCTACACCTATGAATACTCCTTTGATGGTAAATCTTACATCACGCTACCCATTATACTAGATGCAGCCATTCTATCTGATGACTATGTTAACCAAACCATGGGTGGCTTCTTTACTGGTGCATTTGTTGGCTTAGCTGCAGTAGATTATTCAGGCTATCGGACACCGGCAGATTTTGATTACTTTAATTATGAAGCGCTTGAAGATAGAGACAAGACTTAAATCAGCTAAATTAAGAACAGGAAAAGTTAGGAGATTGCTATATGGAGACTTTGTTTTCAATGACAGGTATTGAAAAAAGTTTTGGAAAAGTAACTGTTTTACGTGGGTGTCAGTTAACCGTTAATAAGGGAGAAATCCATGCCTTGATGGGTGAAAATGGGGCTGGAAAGTCGACATTGATGAATATCCTAGGTGGTGTTTTTCCCAAAGACTCTGGAAAAATCATTTATGAAGGCAAAGAAATGAAAACCCTTACACCTGATATTGCTGAAAAGCTAGGGATTGGCTTTGTGCATCAAGAACTGAATTTGGCAGAAGACATTACAGTTGCTGAAAATGTGTATATCGCAAGATTACCCTATAAAAATAAGCTACTCGGCATTATTGATTGGAAAAAGCTAAATCAAGATACACAAGCCTACCTCAATATTTTAGGTGCGACATTTAAGCCAACTGATAAAGTTGTCTCACTATCAACAGCCAACAAACAATTAGTTGAAATTGCTAAGGCCTTAAGCCTGAATGCAAAAGTCATTATCTTTGATGAACCGACCACATCATTGTCAAATGCCGATGTTGAGGTCTTGTTCATCGTGATACGTGCTTTACGTGATAAAGGGATTTCTAGTGTGTATATTTCACATAGGATGGCTGAAATATTTGAACTCTGTGAGCGTATCACGATCATGAGAGACGGTGCTTATATTAGTACTGACCGGGTTCAAGATTTGACGAATGATGAAATCATTCAAAAATTAGTTGGTCGTTCTCTAGATAATCTTTACCCAAGAGATCCTACAGAGATTGGTCAGATCCATTTTGAAGCAAAACAGATAACCGATAAAAAGCACTTTTTGAAA
Proteins encoded in this region:
- a CDS encoding xylulokinase, translated to MGKTIEKIESGQTSLGIELGSTRIKSVLIDDQFKVLATGSFEWENQLVDGFWTYSLDHIWQGIQKSYHALTRDVQEKYGTSLAHIGSIGISAMMHGYLAFDQNDNLLVPFRTWRNANTTQAAAALSELFQFNIPERWSISHLYQAMLDREAHVTDVRYLTTLAGYVHWQLTGERVLGIGDASGMFPIDVTTKQYEQEKVAKFEGLMSTNLLSYGVLEILPKVLVAGEAAGNLTAHGAKLLDSTGKLQAGIPFCPPEGDAGTGMVATNSIAKRRGNVSAGTSAFAMLVLEKDLQHYYPEIDLVTTPTGSLVAMVHTNNCSSEINAWLHLFEQVAEITGVSITRDQLFEKLFKEALTGDSDCGGLLSYGYHSGENITRIPEGRPLFVRKPTDDFTLANFMRMQLFSAFAALKIGMAILRQEQVKIDRIVGHGGIFKTAVVGQKFLAAAMQAPVTIMENAGEGGAWGIAVLASFLRQTKEKDLALFLDDLVFSDVVGTTISPDSSDVIGFNQYVKNYQKGLAIEAAAIEQLS
- a CDS encoding L-ribulose-5-phosphate 4-epimerase, with the protein product MLEQLKEKVFQANLDLPKHGLVKYTWGNVSEVDRETGLFVIKPSGVDYASLKASDMIVCDFEGHVVEGELNPSSDTPTHAVLYKAYPEIGGIVHTHSTWATIWAQAGLDLPAMGTTHADTFYGSVPCARYLTQEELDQGYEAQTGQVIIDTFAARDLDPSAVPGILLHGHGPFTWGKDAKTAVMHAVVLEEVAKMNLFTRELNHFAEPLPQHILDKHYLRKHGKHAYYGQK
- the araA gene encoding L-arabinose isomerase codes for the protein MIVIDKKEFWFVVGSQHLYGEAALAQVKKDAQVIADGLNDSGRLPYPVVLKELAVSSDVITHLMKEVNYQDEVAGVITWMHTFSPAKMWIQGTKLLQKPLLHLATQFNETIPWETIDMDFMNLNQSAHGDREYGFINARLNKHNKVVVGYWQHEAIQQQIADWMDIAVAFNESLTIKVARFGDNMRQVAVTEGDKVEAQIQFGWTVDYFGIGDLVQEIDAVTDDEVDTLFKTYESLYDFDFGTYEAATWTAHVKVQAKQEIGLRRFLEKGQYTAFTTNFEDLYGMAQLPGLAVQRLMAEGYGFAGEGDWKTAAIDRLMKIMARNQNTGFMEDYTYELAEGQEAILQSHMMEVDPSLASNKPKIVVSPLSMGNRQDPARLVFDGKSGQGVVVSMIDFGTHYKLLINEVTAFEPTEPAPHLPVARVMWTPKPNFHDGIKQWIEAGGGHHTVVSLNLTCDQLETWAKLVNLETIVIK
- a CDS encoding glycoside hydrolase family 43 protein, encoding MKLKNPVLPGFNADPSIIRVADTYYIATSTFEWFPGVRIHTSKDLINWQLVAHPLSTVDLLDMRGNPASGGIWAPDLSYCDGTFWLVYTDTKITDGAFKDVTNYLTTAQSINGPWSAPIKLNGVGFDASLFHDDDGRKYLIQQTWDHREYRHPFNGITLTEFDLTTKRLLPETARTIYEGTAVKLVEGPHIYKIAGYYYLFAAQGGTLYTHEEVVARATSLNTLAFETQPGQAFLTNFDTPYHAIQKQGHGSLVNTPGGEWYYASLCGRPWHHENESITDPRGWCTLGRETAIQKVEWDVHGWPHIIGGHGGLSEVDAPKDGKPTLADKRNQYNSFDDAQLDHNFNTLRVPFDKKMGNINDEAPGHLRLYGQGSLENFFDLSLVARRWQDFNFNAETKVRFNPKTYQAMAGLTNYYNHQHYSWIFITWNELNGPVIEVAQNNRGQYTSFLKDDAIKIPDGCEYVWFRTKNRKQTYTYEYSFDGKSYITLPIILDAAILSDDYVNQTMGGFFTGAFVGLAAVDYSGYRTPADFDYFNYEALEDRDKT
- a CDS encoding sugar ABC transporter ATP-binding protein, yielding METLFSMTGIEKSFGKVTVLRGCQLTVNKGEIHALMGENGAGKSTLMNILGGVFPKDSGKIIYEGKEMKTLTPDIAEKLGIGFVHQELNLAEDITVAENVYIARLPYKNKLLGIIDWKKLNQDTQAYLNILGATFKPTDKVVSLSTANKQLVEIAKALSLNAKVIIFDEPTTSLSNADVEVLFIVIRALRDKGISSVYISHRMAEIFELCERITIMRDGAYISTDRVQDLTNDEIIQKLVGRSLDNLYPRDPTEIGQIHFEAKQITDKKHFLKPISFVARQGEVVGFAGLVGSGRTEIMRLLFGADKLASGSVWIAGKQVSIKSPVDAIANGICLLTEDRKHQGLAQGLSIKDNICVTNLKSFRLNHKEMDQVADRYIKEVTIKVADKLLPASSLSGGNQQKVVLAKWLNSKSDIYIFDEPTKGIDVGAKSEIYQIINNLAKQGKTIIIVSSEIPELLGVTDRIYVVREGKITGELTTSEATQENIMTYATMEG